GCAAATTCACTTGTTTCTAGTGTCCCTTCAGACATTAAATGAGAGAACAGTTCGATACACGGCATGCTTTGGAACGGGTGATCACGCACTGATTAATGCGAACTGCTCCTCTATGGAGAATATCTACCCGATTCAGCTACAGGTTGGTGCTAAGCCAAGTACAAGCGGTTGTCCACTAGAAACGGAAGCTAATGAAACAGATACTGTGGTCCAGCAGTGCTGTGTCCCAGCCACGAATCAGGACTGTATAGCTCCATATATTACCTACGCCCCTGCTATAGCCTCCAGCTACTTCGAGACTTGTGTTGGTAGAATTACTTGCTTTACACGCCAAGCAGCTCGCGTAGACGTGCTAAGCATAACATCATGTAATGCAACAGGGTATCCTGGGCAGACACATTATATGTACTTGGACTATTACTGCGTGCCAGGTGAGTTATACTTTATGTGTGAAATATATCGTCGGGGAAATATAATGCTGCGAAGACCAGTTGATTCAAAAGAATAACCGATTTATATTTCAATGACATTAAACATCTTAAGGGAAATAGTCATATCTGATGTTTGGGGACCTgctaattatttgtttttacccaaattcatatttttaaatttataaacaTCCAGCAGATTCAGAACATGATTAGATCGGGGTTTTTTTCAGGTTCAAAAATTGGTCGTTTTCCTTCGGTTGACATGACAAATGACGGCGCCGGGTCCATTATACATCTTCAAGGCAGCAATTATCCATTTATGACGTCCGTCACGTCAATGACGTGCTCTGTGGAAACCGACTGCTACGAAGCCATCTCCATATATGGATTGCACGTGGATTTTCAGCTCGACAACGTCACTTGTAATCAGGACTTGGTGTTGAACGACACTTCCGGTACCCTGACTACCATTGGTTGTGCTAATAATGATGCCACCTCGGGCTACGGAATTCGCACTTTGGCAACTAGTAACGATAATTACATAGAACTTCATTATACCAGTGTTGCAAGTAACCAAGGATTGATCTGGTTGGCATTCAAGGGTAGGTGTAGGGAATAATGAATTCAAAACTCAAAGATTATGAGTTTCTCCAATTCCATGATAGTAATATGGTGGTTAATGCAAGTCGGTCCAATGTAGTCTTGCGAAATCACATTACATGTGTAAGGTTTTTCCCCTTTCCTTTATCTTAGGGTATCTCACTTCTGATACCAATGCTCAAGGTTTTTATTCTCAACTTTCTATCAAGAACATATTCTGTCGgctgtacatatatattccTTTGTCAGGCGGCTAATCAAGAAAACAACATATTATACACGGAAATATAAAATCCAATCAAGTTTTATTAAAACACAATCAAAGATTTATTTCACAGTACTTGCCACATAATATATTCCAATCGAAATCCGAAATATGTAATCCAGGAGTCTAAATCCCTAAGTTAATTTCCTCTATAAACCGAATGGTAACTGAAGTATAAGTTCCTCAATGTATCTATCTAAGCAGTCACAAGTttttacacaacacaaaactatacacaacacagtctCAAATACAATCCAAAATCAGAATACTAACAACTGGTAATCTCTACCACAACTCTCAGTACAGTATCTAAACTCTAACAGGACAACGGCCCACACAAAGAACTACAGAATTAACAGAACCACAGAACTAACAGAAACAAAAGCCCCAAATAAGGCCCAACAGCCCTTTTTATACAGACTATTTAAAACTAATGACATCACTTTCTACATTTAGCtactatatagatatacacGTATGTACCACAGAATTCTAAGTTTAGAATGACATCATATACTCAATTTAGAACCTTTCCTGGAAGTGACCACCACCACGAACTACCCCCTCCCCAAATGACCTCATACTTATTTTTAACCCAAAAGTTGAGACCGTGGGAACTTGACCAACTAAGCCCAGATCAGAACCCGACACCCTGGGAACTGGACATTCTTACTCCATAACAATGATCTCATACCTACCTATTTATACACTACAGTCCCTCAGACTCTGTATCATGTACTAATACACTAAGGacaattatatacaaaatgtataaatttaCTTCTTTTAGACACATTAACTTACAAATTCTAAGATCACTTATCTAAACAGTCAAACTTACTGATAACTTTAACTCAACTAATTAACACTGAGAACACTACATGAACTCTTATCCCTCCTACTGTTAATTAGCGACTACACTGTACTTCATATAAGTATCACTGACTACAAACTGACCCCACACAGCACAATCTCATATAGACTCACCTTACCAATACAAAAACCAAAGGGGTATAATCCAAGGGACGTAATCTAGTTAAATATTCCAACCTAAAACTTCACACATGCATTCGCTGAATTATCTACGTTtacttcatttgaaaaatatcatttaccTTCAAATTCCTTATAACATACCAAGCACAGTAGGACACTATAAAACCGGATGTTTATTCATTCTCTAGAAAACCAACACAAAAAGTTTTTGTTcagtaatatgaatatattattataaggATACGCAACAAGCATTTAGCCAAGATGCTATTTGTTTGAAACACTTGATAGATAGTATTAGATACCTGTAAAAgtttaactttattttaattattttgtcaaCTTAATTTCTAAGGTGAATCTATCTGAATTGTGTCGTAACAGTTACCGGAAACTTGACTGTAAATTGTCCTCGAAAGGATCCAGTGAACCAATGTCTAACCACAACCACTACGCCTGATACCACGACAACGACCTCAACAACAGAGGAATCGACGACCACAACAACAACGGAAGCGACGACATCTACAACAACAGAagaaacaactacaacaacgGAAATGACGACAACAACAAGAGAAACGACAACGACAACAACGGAACTGACGGCATCCACAACGACAGACACAACAACAACGGAAATGATGAACACAACTACACCGGAAACACAACCCACAACACCAGCCTCTCCGGTACAGAAAGGGGCATCTACTGCTGACACAGGTATGTATACCCCTAAACTGCCCGGATTATAATCCATTTCCTTATAACGATCTTTTTGCGTTATATCACATGAAGCCAAACTATCAGATTCAGCATCTGGAATTCACCTGCAAATAACAAATTGCTTTATAACCACAGTGCAATACATAATTTTGACCACACCATAGCTTTGGAAAAGTCGAACTCTCGAAATCAGTCTTCTAAATAGtatatgatatattgatatatgaGTTCCTGCATACGTACGAGTTTAATAGTTGTGACCGTAAAATAGTGAGGTAAATTTAAGTTTTCTCTGGTTCAGAAACTATTAACTTCgtgtaaatacatttgtaaagtAAGCGGTAAGTTTGTAtcgaaatattttatttgtatttattaagGTTTTGAAATGATTCTCTGAAAACGggatataaatgtttattttaataactcATACCTCGATTCTCAATACGTTTTGTATTACAACATAGCTAATTACGTATATAATCCAgccaaataacaaaataaaaaagacaatatTTATTTGCGAAGAGCGCAAAGGCGGGAACtaatctttaaaaatatatttgtatatgtacaCAAATAGAACATATTTCACTAGATCTTTCCTACATTTTGAAACTATTTATACCGTTTTGCAGGTTCCTCAAATATGATCATCATTATCATAGTGGTCCTCGCTGGCTCGGTCGTTGTACATTCCATCGTATTGTTAATCATCAGTTGTATACAGGTAAGTCAATAATATTGATGACAGCGCTCTACTTATCTTTTATAATCTAAATTCCTCTATTATTCTACATTGAATATAATCATACTGCCGTACCACATGTAAGTGTATTACTATTGTGAAGGATTTATGACTCGTTAAATTAAATGAATAGATCtatgaaatgaataaatctATAGGTATGGCTTATTCATGCAAAACATATTGGAAATTTAAGATATCAACGTTAGATACAAACGGTTTGAACACATTTCTGTATGATGTAATTCTGTAATTGATGATTTGCTGGATAGCCATGCAAATCACGTATGCAACATTGCATTTAgacaataatgtatatttgaGAAACATGTGCGTTTTGCTTAATACAATCGTcaaacaacatttatttatattctgtgtgtattttgatgattacTCATGATTTCTCTCTACTTGTGCAGCAACGAAAAAAGAAACGGAGAAATCAAGAGTCCGAGAAATCCTGTGTGGCATCTGATAATAGCCCTAACCAAACAGAGGCAGTTAGAAATGATAACGTAAGTGTTATTTTCTGACATTTTCGGACAATAATCCTATTAATCTATTTCAAACACATATGTGTCCTGTAGTGTCCTGTAACCTTgctaaatcaaataaataagaGCTACTATAGATTATAATTAGGTATTGTACAATTGTCTGTTGCAAATACATATATCGAGCTTGATACCTAACGTGTCAATTAGCAAGGAGCATTCATCTCGGGTATTTATCAATATAGTATACCGACGGGGTTTGAATATGATTACTCCCACCTTTCGAtgttttatgacgtcataaagttCAATCAATAAACATGACCTCACAATCACCAGAAGTGATTCACATCATTCTCACATCGTGTCATTTTACTTTAACGGACTGTGtctaatataaaacaattaatatatcaaataatgtgGATTTTTTGTATCGctatagataaaatatatagatgAGTATTGAATATACGCATGATATTAGCGTGTGGTCAGGAAGACAGAAGGGAAATCCTTTGTATCCTAATTCCGTTGATATTGTAAGATATGTAGCCCGCCATTTCTATAAGAAAGCGTTTTTCACCTGTGCCATACGGACCTTGTAACGTCATACCAGAACTGTAACGTGGCTGGCGACTGTTCAATCATAAATAACCGGCGTATTTTTTGAGTTTTGAGTTTCTGACTTAACATTGCCAAAATAGACTGAGTAGTTTGTGTCaggtttatttttttacaatgacACGATTAAAGCAATACCTTAATTTTGTTCCAAAACTATTGAATACCGTTACGAGAATAATCTATTGCATTTCAACAACACATCGCTTATTCATTCTTTTGTGGTTTGTGTCCCATTGACTGTAGTTGAACTATTAACATTTA
This genomic window from Argopecten irradians isolate NY chromosome 4, Ai_NY, whole genome shotgun sequence contains:
- the LOC138321107 gene encoding muscle M-line assembly protein unc-89-like isoform X2 — protein: MSCVITVPVYFGILTIFLIEFVSLQTLNERTVRYTACFGTGDHALINANCSSMENIYPIQLQVGAKPSTSGCPLETEANETDTVVQQCCVPATNQDCIAPYITYAPAIASSYFETCVGRITCFTRQAARVDVLSITSCNATGYPGQTHYMYLDYYCVPGSKIGRFPSVDMTNDGAGSIIHLQGSNYPFMTSVTSMTCSVETDCYEAISIYGLHVDFQLDNVTCNQDLVLNDTSGTLTTIGCANNDATSGYGIRTLATSNDNYIELHYTSVASNQGLIWLAFKVTGNLTVNCPRKDPVNQCLTTTTTPDTTTTTSTTEESTTTTTTEATTSTTTEETTTTTEMTTTTRETTTTTTELTASTTTDTTTTEMMNTTTPETQPTTPASPVQKGASTADTGSSNMIIIIIVVLAGSVVVHSIVLLIISCIQQRKKKRRNQESEKSCVASDNSPNQTEAVRNDNNTSITEYVNEDQPENDSNTVRLKDLPVISRVDVRLEGGRLGIDENGAGANSVDGPAPAKPDADEKTPTAKTDELEVKTENDMFEGKPVPSTLVNENGVYTKPKKKKRSKKKKIPREEDTIQYVTQDTEQQPNAPNPIENGHISPPLAYHNENEDQTKGKKKKKNKKQRKHNEDAIDENEKHGGEPQPNISDYQMPENHNESLKKKKKKKKTKHPSNQIEPENSTAAANVTRYEIDNDYHPITYPVNPQATANEELNEKKKKKRKKKSRSSERSIEPENSEPQRHGQQINQFESLSDGDNAQSTYQESQTNEDGQ
- the LOC138321107 gene encoding muscle M-line assembly protein unc-89-like isoform X4, producing MYQDKGKSLGLQSRMVSLQTLNERTVRYTACFGTGDHALINANCSSMENIYPIQLQVGAKPSTSGCPLETEANETDTVVQQCCVPATNQDCIAPYITYAPAIASSYFETCVGRITCFTRQAARVDVLSITSCNATGYPGQTHYMYLDYYCVPGSKIGRFPSVDMTNDGAGSIIHLQGSNYPFMTSVTSMTCSVETDCYEAISIYGLHVDFQLDNVTCNQDLVLNDTSGTLTTIGCANNDATSGYGIRTLATSNDNYIELHYTSVASNQGLIWLAFKVTGNLTVNCPRKDPVNQCLTTTTTPDTTTTTSTTEESTTTTTTEATTSTTTEETTTTTEMTTTTRETTTTTTELTASTTTDTTTTEMMNTTTPETQPTTPASPVQKGASTADTGSSNMIIIIIVVLAGSVVVHSIVLLIISCIQQRKKKRRNQESEKSCVASDNSPNQTEAVRNDNNTSITEYVNEDQPENDSNTVRLKDLPVISRVDVRLEGGRLGIDENGAGANSVDGPAPAKPDADEKTPTAKTDELEVKTENDMFEGKPVPSTLVNENGVYTKPKKKKRSKKKKIPREEDTIQYVTQDTEQQPNAPNPIENGHISPPLAYHNENEDQTKGKKKKKNKKQRKHNEDAIDENEKHGGEPQPNISDYQMPENHNESLKKKKKKKKTKHPSNQIEPENSTAAANVTRYEIDNDYHPITYPVNPQATANEELNEKKKKKRKKKSRSSERSIEPENSEPQRHGQQINQFESLSDGDNAQSTYQESQTNEDGQ
- the LOC138321107 gene encoding muscle M-line assembly protein unc-89-like isoform X1, with translation MWILVESSKYLHLDCCTTPIILTGMYQDKGKSLGLQSRMVSLQTLNERTVRYTACFGTGDHALINANCSSMENIYPIQLQVGAKPSTSGCPLETEANETDTVVQQCCVPATNQDCIAPYITYAPAIASSYFETCVGRITCFTRQAARVDVLSITSCNATGYPGQTHYMYLDYYCVPGSKIGRFPSVDMTNDGAGSIIHLQGSNYPFMTSVTSMTCSVETDCYEAISIYGLHVDFQLDNVTCNQDLVLNDTSGTLTTIGCANNDATSGYGIRTLATSNDNYIELHYTSVASNQGLIWLAFKVTGNLTVNCPRKDPVNQCLTTTTTPDTTTTTSTTEESTTTTTTEATTSTTTEETTTTTEMTTTTRETTTTTTELTASTTTDTTTTEMMNTTTPETQPTTPASPVQKGASTADTGSSNMIIIIIVVLAGSVVVHSIVLLIISCIQQRKKKRRNQESEKSCVASDNSPNQTEAVRNDNNTSITEYVNEDQPENDSNTVRLKDLPVISRVDVRLEGGRLGIDENGAGANSVDGPAPAKPDADEKTPTAKTDELEVKTENDMFEGKPVPSTLVNENGVYTKPKKKKRSKKKKIPREEDTIQYVTQDTEQQPNAPNPIENGHISPPLAYHNENEDQTKGKKKKKNKKQRKHNEDAIDENEKHGGEPQPNISDYQMPENHNESLKKKKKKKKTKHPSNQIEPENSTAAANVTRYEIDNDYHPITYPVNPQATANEELNEKKKKKRKKKSRSSERSIEPENSEPQRHGQQINQFESLSDGDNAQSTYQESQTNEDGQ
- the LOC138321107 gene encoding muscle M-line assembly protein unc-89-like isoform X3 — its product is MSSIFFKTVYIGIITLQTVSLQTLNERTVRYTACFGTGDHALINANCSSMENIYPIQLQVGAKPSTSGCPLETEANETDTVVQQCCVPATNQDCIAPYITYAPAIASSYFETCVGRITCFTRQAARVDVLSITSCNATGYPGQTHYMYLDYYCVPGSKIGRFPSVDMTNDGAGSIIHLQGSNYPFMTSVTSMTCSVETDCYEAISIYGLHVDFQLDNVTCNQDLVLNDTSGTLTTIGCANNDATSGYGIRTLATSNDNYIELHYTSVASNQGLIWLAFKVTGNLTVNCPRKDPVNQCLTTTTTPDTTTTTSTTEESTTTTTTEATTSTTTEETTTTTEMTTTTRETTTTTTELTASTTTDTTTTEMMNTTTPETQPTTPASPVQKGASTADTGSSNMIIIIIVVLAGSVVVHSIVLLIISCIQQRKKKRRNQESEKSCVASDNSPNQTEAVRNDNNTSITEYVNEDQPENDSNTVRLKDLPVISRVDVRLEGGRLGIDENGAGANSVDGPAPAKPDADEKTPTAKTDELEVKTENDMFEGKPVPSTLVNENGVYTKPKKKKRSKKKKIPREEDTIQYVTQDTEQQPNAPNPIENGHISPPLAYHNENEDQTKGKKKKKNKKQRKHNEDAIDENEKHGGEPQPNISDYQMPENHNESLKKKKKKKKTKHPSNQIEPENSTAAANVTRYEIDNDYHPITYPVNPQATANEELNEKKKKKRKKKSRSSERSIEPENSEPQRHGQQINQFESLSDGDNAQSTYQESQTNEDGQ